A stretch of the Dioscorea cayenensis subsp. rotundata cultivar TDr96_F1 chromosome 4, TDr96_F1_v2_PseudoChromosome.rev07_lg8_w22 25.fasta, whole genome shotgun sequence genome encodes the following:
- the LOC120259254 gene encoding LOW QUALITY PROTEIN: adenylyltransferase and sulfurtransferase MOCS3-2-like (The sequence of the model RefSeq protein was modified relative to this genomic sequence to represent the inferred CDS: deleted 1 base in 1 codon), translating into MDSYNIPDTSDGIISEIEKLKAQKEALEDRIRFLQARLDETGPNSVKRDAFVVNGSCCPSFSLGNASTDNGLTPEMIYRYSRHLLLPNFGVEGQSKLSKSSILVVGAGGLGSPVALYLAACGAGCIGIVDSDIVEINNLHRQIIHKEEFVGQAKVKSAADACCSINSLVKLVEHNEALSPTNALEIVRKYDIVVDATDNLPSRYMISDCCVLLDKPLVSGAALGLEGQLTVYHHNGGPCYRCLFPTPPPTAACQRCSDSGVLGVVPGVIGCLQALEAIKIASAIGEPLAERMLIFDALSSRIRTVKIRGKSAQCIACGENARFTKETFQCFDYEEFTQSPMSDKARPKLSLIPESARISSHDYKEILDKGQPHILIDVRPAHHFKITALPNSMNIPLSILENKLPMIDSALKEVELASNEPACLYVVCRRGNDSQRAVQFLADNGFSSAKDIIGGLESWANNVDPKFPAY; encoded by the exons ATGGATTCTTACAATATTCCTGACACCTCTGATGGGATTATTTCTGAGATTGAGAAGCTCAAGGCTCAGAAAGAAGCACTTGAGGATCGCATACGTTTTCTTCAGGCCCGACTGGATGAGACTGGTCCCAACTCTGTCAAAAGGGATGCTTTTGTTGTTAATGGTTCGTGTTGCCCTTCGTTTTCTCTGGGCAATGCTAGT ACTGATAATGGTTTGACTCCAGAAATGATTTACAGATACAGTCGCCACCTATTGCTTCCTAATTTCGGAGTGGAAG GACAATCAAAACTCTCCAAGTCATCAATTTTGGTGGTTGGAGCTGGGGGTTTGGGATCACCTGTAGCACTGTATCTTGCTGCTTGTGGTGCTG GATGCATTGGCATTGTTGACAGTGACATTGTTGAAATCAATAATTTGCATCGTCAG ATAATCCACAAGGAAGAATTTGTTGGCCAGGCAAAAGTAAAGTCAGCTGCTGATGCATGTTGTTC GATAAACTCACTTGTTAAGTTGGTGGAACACAATGAAGCTTTGTCCCCAACAAATGCCTTGGAGATTGTGCGCAA ATATGACATAGTGGTTGATGCAACTGACAATCTTCCAAGTCGCTACATGATTAGTGACTGTTGTGTTTTATTGGACAAG CCACTTGTGTCTGGCGCAGCCCTTGGGTTAGAAGGACAG CTAACGGTGTACCATCATAATGGAGGACCTTGTTATCGGTGCCTTTTTCCAACACCTCCACCTACAGCTGCTTGCCAAAGATGTTCTGATAGTGGTGTTCTTGGGGTAG TTCCGGGCGTGATTGGTTGCCTTCAAGCACTTGAAGCTATAAAGATTGCTAGTGCTATTGGGGAACCTCTAGCTGAGAGGATGCTTATTTTTGATGCATTGTCTTCTCGAATTCGGACA GTGAAGATCAGAGGAAAATCAGCACAATGTATTGCTTGTGGAGAAAATGCTAGGTTTACGAAAGAAACTTTTCAGTGCTTTGATTATGAGGAATTCACCCAATCTCCAATGTCTGACAAG GCTCGCCCGAAGCTCAGCCTAATTCCCGAGAGCGCACGGATTAGCAGTCATGACTACAAAGAAATCCTCGACAAGGGACAGCCACACATACTGATTGATGTGCGCCCCGCCCACCACTTCAAAATCACAGCGCTTCCCAACTCTATGAACATCCCGCTCTCCATACTCGAGAATAAACTACCAATGATCGATTCAGCTCTAAAAGAAGTAGAACTGGCCTCAAACGAGCCTGCATGCTTATATGTAGTATGCCGAAGAGGGAATGACTCTCAGCGGGCTGTCCAGTTCCTCGCAGACAATGGGTTTTCTTCGGCCAAAGATATTATCGGTGGATTAGAATCTTGGGCAAACAATGTTGATCCCAAATTCCCAGCTTACTAG